A segment of the Methylomonas paludis genome:
AACGAGGCTTCAGTTTTTTGAGAGATGGCGAACTCGATATGCGTATGGATACCAGCAATGGTATTCCAGCCTATCAATATTTACAGCAAGTTGATGAGCAAAGCTTGGCAAAAGTGATTTTTGAATACGGCGAAGAGCGGTTTGCCAGACGCATAGCTCATGCCATTGTCACACAGCGGCAAATACAACCGATTCAAACCACTTTGCAGTTGGCAAAGCTAATTGAAAATTGTGTGCCGTTTCGCGATAAGCACAAACATCCGGCCACTCGAACTTTCCAAGCTATCAGAATAGAAGTAAATCAGGAACTTGAGCAAATCAAACTCGGTCTGCGCCAAGCTGTTGATAGTTTGGCTCCAGGTGGGCGCTTGGTCGTGATTGCCTTTCATTCTCTGGAAGATCGGATCGTCAAACGCTATATCAGGGATGAATCCGGGCTGAAAACTAACCCGGGCCGATTACCGATCAAACAGCATGAGCTTGAGCAGGGCAGGTTGAAAAAAATCGGCAAGTCGATTCGCGCCAGCCAACAGGAAGTACAGCAAAATCCTCGGGCGCGTAGTGCAGTGATGCGGGTAGCGGAGAAACTTTAATGCTTATAGCCAGAAATGTGTTGCTGACCCTATTGATCATCATGTTGATGCTTTCAGCAATTGCGGTGATATACAGCAAATACCAGTCACGTCACCTGTTTATACAAATACAGGACAAGGAAAAAGCACTGGACGATTACGAGGTGGAATGGGGGCAGTTACAACTGGAGTTGACCACACTCACCGAAGAAAATCGTATAGAAATTGAGGCAAGAAACCGTTTACTACTGACTTTACCGGCACAAAACAAAATTATTTATATAAAACCCTGAGATGAAAATTGATCCAACCATCAGAACTTCAAGATATGCAACCGGCGATTTTGTCGTCAGGCGTAGACTGTTGCAATATTCGATGGTCGTGGCAATGCTGGTACTGGTGGGGCGTGCCGTCTATTTACAAATATTCAGCAAAGAGTTTTTACAAGATAAAGGCGACAGTCAATATCTGGAAGTAGTCCCGGTTTCAGCTTATCGGGGCCAGATTCGGGATAGAAATGGGGAACCGTTAGCCATCAGTGCGCCGGTGCAATCCATTTGGATTAATGCTCGTCAGTTAAAAGACAGCGAGCAAGCCAAGATAGATGAAATGGGCCGGATTCTATCCATTCCGGAAAAAGATTTGCACAGCCTGTTAAAAAAGCAGGAGAAAAAGCGGTTTTTTTATCTGAAGCGACAAATCATCCCGGCACTGGCTGAAAAAGTTAAAGCCCTGGGTATTGCCGGGGTTTATGCGCAAAGAGAATTCAAGCGTTATTATCCGGCAGGTGCCGTGTCTGCCCACTTGCTAGGCTTCACCAATGTTGACGATGTAGGACTGGAAGGTCTTGAACATGGGTATGAATCAATTTTACGCGGCAAAATTGGCAGAAAGCAGGTTATCAAAGACGGTAAAAGCCAAATTATTGAAGATGTGGAAAATATAGCGGAAGCAGAAGCCGGCAGAGATTTGGTCTTGACCATTGATGAACGTATTCAATATCTGGCTTACCGGGAATTGCAAAATGCCGTGATCCAAAATAAAGCCCATTCTGCATCCTTAGTGGTGCTGGATGCCAAAAATGGTGATGTGCTGGCTTCAGTCAGTCAACCGTCCTTCAATCCAAATAATCGCAAAGAATTAAATAGTTCTCAGTATCACCGGAATCGGGCCATGGTAGACAGTTTCGAGCCGGGTTCTACCGTTAAACCCTTTGTGGTGGCTGCGGCATTGGATGGCGGTTATATCGATCCAAATATTCTGATAGAAACCCATGGCATTTACCATCTTGGCCGTAATGTGGTCAAAGATGTACATAACTACGGTACTCTGGATTTGACCCATGTATTGCAGAAATCCAGCAATATCGCAGTGACGCAGATTGCCATGACCATGGAGCCCAAAGATTTCTGGGATATCTACAGCAAACTTGGTTTTGGTACTTCAGCCGGCATTGGTTTTCCCGGCGAAGCCAGTGGTTCGCTACTGGATTATCAAAGTTGGCACGAGTTTGATCAGGCCACCTTATCGTTTGGTTACGGGGTATCCACTTCAATTTTACAGCTGGCCAGAGCCTACACCGCGCTGGCGGACGATGGCATAGTGCATTCGGTTACCTTACTTAAACGCGATGAAGATCCGGATGCCAAGCGGGTTTTTAAAGCCGAAACGGCCAGAAAAGTCCGGGAAATGTTGGAGCAAGTGATAAGCAAAGAAGGTACAGCTTATCTGGCCAGAGTTGAGGGTTACCGAGTGGCCGGCAAAACCGGAACAGTTAAAAAAGCCACAAAAGGCGGATATACCGAAGACAAATATCTATCGGTATTTGTTGGCATGGCTCCAGCCAGTAATCCGCGTTTCATCATAGCCATTGTCGTGGATGAGCCGACCTCAGGCCAGTATTACGGTGGTCAGGTTGCTGCACCAGCATTCGCCAAAGTGATGGCAGGAGCCTTACGGGTTTATGGTGTTGAGCCGGATGGTGTGGATAACATGCATGTATTATTAAGCAAACGATGAAATTA
Coding sequences within it:
- the rsmH gene encoding 16S rRNA (cytosine(1402)-N(4))-methyltransferase RsmH, which encodes MLVHQSVLYQEALAQLNIKADGIYVDCTFGRGGHSGGILEQLGPSGCLLALDRDLAAITSSEASQLLADNRFVLHHGCFSDFTVLLGQYGYSGKVNGVLMDLGVSSPQLDSAERGFSFLRDGELDMRMDTSNGIPAYQYLQQVDEQSLAKVIFEYGEERFARRIAHAIVTQRQIQPIQTTLQLAKLIENCVPFRDKHKHPATRTFQAIRIEVNQELEQIKLGLRQAVDSLAPGGRLVVIAFHSLEDRIVKRYIRDESGLKTNPGRLPIKQHELEQGRLKKIGKSIRASQQEVQQNPRARSAVMRVAEKL
- the ftsL gene encoding cell division protein FtsL translates to MLIARNVLLTLLIIMLMLSAIAVIYSKYQSRHLFIQIQDKEKALDDYEVEWGQLQLELTTLTEENRIEIEARNRLLLTLPAQNKIIYIKP
- a CDS encoding peptidoglycan D,D-transpeptidase FtsI family protein, whose protein sequence is MKIDPTIRTSRYATGDFVVRRRLLQYSMVVAMLVLVGRAVYLQIFSKEFLQDKGDSQYLEVVPVSAYRGQIRDRNGEPLAISAPVQSIWINARQLKDSEQAKIDEMGRILSIPEKDLHSLLKKQEKKRFFYLKRQIIPALAEKVKALGIAGVYAQREFKRYYPAGAVSAHLLGFTNVDDVGLEGLEHGYESILRGKIGRKQVIKDGKSQIIEDVENIAEAEAGRDLVLTIDERIQYLAYRELQNAVIQNKAHSASLVVLDAKNGDVLASVSQPSFNPNNRKELNSSQYHRNRAMVDSFEPGSTVKPFVVAAALDGGYIDPNILIETHGIYHLGRNVVKDVHNYGTLDLTHVLQKSSNIAVTQIAMTMEPKDFWDIYSKLGFGTSAGIGFPGEASGSLLDYQSWHEFDQATLSFGYGVSTSILQLARAYTALADDGIVHSVTLLKRDEDPDAKRVFKAETARKVREMLEQVISKEGTAYLARVEGYRVAGKTGTVKKATKGGYTEDKYLSVFVGMAPASNPRFIIAIVVDEPTSGQYYGGQVAAPAFAKVMAGALRVYGVEPDGVDNMHVLLSKR